A section of the bacterium genome encodes:
- a CDS encoding acyl--CoA ligase: protein MKAYLLHHFLEAQADRAPEAILCLHDGKTMSYGKADKLANQYSRALRSLGVKRGDRVGLLVENSSAYIGAYYGILKAGAAAVAVFTTTTAKTLAFVLHDCGVKVLITQSKFVPLLEGLQEQLPELQSLILTDNFTPQLGWPATVLHKRDVAEFSEHRLDLTMIDLDLASIIYTSGSTGNPRGAMLSHLNIVSNTRSIVSYLGLTAKDRIMVVLPFPYVYGKSLLNTHVAAGGSVLIDNRFVFPNLVLKTMQEQHATGFSGVPSTYAILLGKSAVRKMEFPALRYLTQAGGAMAPSLIREVMEVFAGKKIFIMYGATEASARLSYLSPEELPRKVGSIGKAIPNVELRLIKDDGAEAVPGETGEIVARGANLMQGYWNQPEETRAALTSHGFHTGDLGRMDEEGFFYVVGRKRDMIKSGANRVSAKEIEEVILEHAKILETAVIGVPDQYLGEAICAYVSLKPEVVNGRDEELQQEIITFCRERLPEFKVPRQVIIEDKLPKNESGKIMKEALRQRND from the coding sequence ATGAAAGCTTATCTCCTGCATCATTTTCTCGAAGCTCAGGCGGACCGGGCGCCGGAAGCAATTCTGTGCCTGCATGACGGCAAAACCATGAGCTATGGCAAGGCCGACAAGCTTGCCAATCAATACAGCCGCGCGTTGCGCTCCCTGGGCGTGAAGCGGGGTGACCGCGTGGGCTTGCTGGTGGAAAACTCCAGCGCTTACATCGGCGCCTACTATGGCATTCTCAAAGCCGGCGCGGCCGCGGTGGCGGTTTTCACCACCACCACCGCCAAGACCCTGGCGTTCGTGCTGCACGATTGCGGCGTGAAGGTTCTGATCACGCAAAGCAAGTTCGTGCCTTTGCTGGAGGGCTTGCAGGAGCAACTGCCGGAGCTGCAGAGCCTCATCCTTACCGACAATTTTACGCCGCAACTCGGCTGGCCTGCGACCGTGCTGCACAAGCGCGACGTGGCGGAGTTTTCCGAGCACCGGCTCGACCTCACCATGATCGATCTCGATCTCGCCTCGATCATCTACACCTCGGGCAGCACCGGCAACCCGCGCGGCGCAATGCTCAGCCATTTGAACATCGTCAGCAACACACGCAGCATCGTGAGCTATTTGGGCCTGACCGCGAAAGACCGCATCATGGTGGTGCTGCCGTTTCCCTATGTCTACGGCAAGTCGCTGCTCAACACGCACGTGGCAGCCGGCGGTTCGGTGTTGATCGACAATCGCTTCGTGTTTCCGAATCTCGTGCTCAAGACCATGCAGGAACAGCACGCCACCGGCTTTTCCGGTGTGCCTTCCACGTACGCCATCCTGCTCGGCAAATCAGCGGTGCGCAAAATGGAATTCCCGGCGTTGCGCTACCTCACGCAGGCTGGCGGAGCCATGGCGCCGAGCCTGATTCGGGAAGTCATGGAAGTTTTTGCGGGAAAGAAGATCTTCATCATGTATGGCGCCACCGAAGCTTCGGCACGGCTCAGCTATCTCTCCCCGGAAGAGTTGCCGCGCAAGGTGGGCAGCATCGGCAAGGCCATCCCCAACGTGGAATTACGCCTGATCAAAGACGACGGCGCGGAAGCAGTGCCGGGGGAGACCGGCGAAATCGTGGCGCGCGGAGCGAATCTCATGCAAGGCTACTGGAATCAACCCGAGGAAACCCGCGCCGCGCTCACCTCGCACGGCTTTCACACCGGTGATCTTGGCCGCATGGATGAAGAAGGGTTTTTCTATGTCGTCGGCCGCAAGCGCGACATGATCAAGTCCGGCGCTAATCGCGTGAGCGCAAAGGAGATCGAAGAAGTCATTCTCGAACACGCGAAGATTCTCGAAACCGCGGTGATCGGCGTGCCGGATCAATATCTCGGCGAGGCCATTTGCGCCTACGTTTCGCTCAAACCCGAGGTGGTGAACGGCAGGGACGAGGAATTGCAGCAGGAGATCATCACGTTTTGCCGCGAACGCCTGCCGGAATTCAAAGTGCCGCGGCAGGTCATCATCGAGGACAAACTTCCGAAGAATGAGTCGGGGAAGATTATGAAGGAGGCATTGCGGCAACGCAATGACTAA
- the wecB gene encoding UDP-N-acetylglucosamine 2-epimerase (non-hydrolyzing) — translation MPLKICNVVGARPNFMKIAPLIDEMRRHPDLAATLVHTGQHYDEKMSKLFFQDLGLPKPDVYLGVGSGGHGEQTGKVMIEFEKILNANKPDIVLVVGDVNSTIACGLVAVKMGVQLAHVEAGLRSFDRTMPEEINRILTDQISDYLFLTERAAKENLLREGISADKIHFVGNVMIDSLLKQREHAERSAILNDLKLEAGRYGLITLHRPSNVDVRENLENILQALFDLQRDLPLVFPVHPRTRKQMKLFGLEERVAAAANLILTDPLGYLDFLKLMAHARLVVTDSGGIQEETTVLGVPCLTVRENTERPVTVSEGTNIVIGMSRERILEESYEILAGRGKAGRRPELWDGRAAERIVQVLRKSEWAVAWKSTATALAG, via the coding sequence ATGCCGTTGAAGATTTGCAACGTCGTCGGCGCACGGCCGAATTTCATGAAAATCGCGCCTCTCATTGATGAGATGCGCAGACACCCTGATCTCGCAGCCACCCTGGTGCACACCGGCCAGCATTACGACGAGAAAATGTCGAAGCTGTTCTTTCAGGATCTCGGTTTGCCCAAGCCCGACGTCTATCTCGGCGTGGGCTCCGGCGGCCACGGCGAACAAACCGGCAAAGTGATGATCGAATTCGAAAAGATCCTCAACGCGAACAAGCCGGACATCGTGCTCGTCGTCGGTGACGTCAACTCGACGATTGCCTGCGGCCTGGTGGCGGTGAAGATGGGCGTGCAGCTCGCCCACGTCGAGGCCGGTTTGCGTTCGTTCGATCGCACCATGCCCGAAGAAATCAACCGCATTCTTACCGATCAAATTTCCGACTATCTGTTTCTCACTGAGCGCGCGGCCAAAGAGAACTTGTTGCGTGAGGGCATCAGCGCGGACAAGATTCATTTCGTCGGCAACGTCATGATCGATTCGCTGCTGAAGCAGCGCGAGCACGCCGAACGCTCCGCGATTCTCAACGACCTCAAGCTGGAAGCCGGACGCTACGGCCTGATCACGTTGCATCGCCCCAGCAACGTCGACGTCCGGGAGAATCTCGAAAACATCCTGCAGGCGTTGTTCGATTTGCAGCGCGATTTGCCGCTGGTTTTCCCGGTGCATCCGCGCACGCGCAAGCAGATGAAGCTGTTCGGCCTGGAAGAGCGCGTGGCGGCCGCGGCCAACTTGATCCTGACCGATCCGCTCGGCTATCTCGATTTCCTGAAGCTGATGGCGCATGCGCGGCTGGTGGTGACCGACAGCGGCGGCATTCAAGAGGAAACCACGGTGCTGGGCGTGCCCTGCCTGACCGTGCGCGAGAACACCGAACGGCCGGTGACCGTGAGTGAAGGCACCAATATTGTCATCGGCATGTCGCGCGAGCGCATTTTGGAGGAGAGCTACGAAATTCTGGCCGGCCGCGGAAAGGCCGGCCGCCGGCCGGAATTGTGGGACGGCCGCGCCGCGGAGAGGATCGTGCAGGTGTTGCGCAAGTCCGAGTGGGCAGTTGCCTGGAAAAGTACAGCCACCGCCCTTGCAGGCTGA
- the murJ gene encoding murein biosynthesis integral membrane protein MurJ has translation MTTSLSKKVTFAALIMMASVLASRVIGLLREMVIAHLGGAAGEVDAYNVAFVIPEILNHVVASGFLSITFIPIFSQYLAANHEDEGWKVFSIIFSVFGVLLALLVAAAWWWAPELVALVAPGLTDPGHRAAAIRMTRIIMPAQLCFFFGGLLMAVQFAKERFTLPALAPLLYNLGIILGGVLLYRWLGMEGFAWGVLAGALAGNLLVQYAGARRVGMRLRWRFTLTHPDLKRYVLLTLPLMVGLTMTFSTEFFTRFFGSFLPEGSIASLNYGLRVMLILVGFFGQAAGVASYPYLARLIAEGRLAEMNRLLNDTLRRYIALVIPVATLMMVLSREVIRLLFQRGRFDQQATALTAEVLVFLLIGAFAFAAQTVVVRGYYATQNTLFPTIVGTLAVLASVPLYWLGTTQMGIHGLALAVSVSAVLQSGLLYLLWNRRSGNIESRFVYLLFGKLLLLSAVVGAMSWGMRTVVLRFLDPASLFDSLLMCLIIGSIFTGLFVAAGLALRVQEVISASKQIGRKLKLVSRREG, from the coding sequence ATGACAACCTCCCTCTCCAAGAAGGTCACCTTCGCCGCGCTGATCATGATGGCCTCGGTGCTGGCCAGCCGCGTGATCGGTCTGCTGCGCGAAATGGTGATCGCCCACCTCGGCGGTGCCGCCGGCGAGGTCGATGCCTACAACGTTGCCTTCGTCATTCCTGAAATCCTCAACCACGTGGTGGCGAGCGGCTTTCTCTCGATCACGTTCATTCCGATCTTCTCCCAATATCTCGCGGCCAACCACGAGGACGAAGGCTGGAAAGTCTTCTCGATCATCTTTTCCGTCTTTGGCGTGCTGCTGGCGCTGCTGGTGGCTGCCGCCTGGTGGTGGGCGCCGGAGTTGGTGGCGCTGGTTGCGCCGGGTTTGACCGATCCCGGCCATCGTGCCGCGGCGATTCGCATGACGCGCATCATCATGCCGGCGCAGTTGTGCTTCTTCTTCGGCGGTTTGTTGATGGCGGTGCAGTTCGCCAAAGAACGGTTCACCCTGCCGGCGCTGGCGCCGCTGCTCTACAATCTTGGCATCATTCTCGGCGGCGTGCTGTTGTATCGCTGGCTGGGCATGGAGGGTTTTGCCTGGGGCGTGTTGGCGGGCGCACTCGCCGGCAATTTGCTGGTGCAATATGCCGGCGCGCGGAGAGTGGGCATGCGCTTGCGCTGGCGCTTCACGCTCACCCATCCCGATTTGAAGCGCTACGTGCTGCTCACTCTGCCGTTGATGGTGGGCTTGACCATGACGTTTTCCACGGAATTCTTCACCCGCTTCTTCGGCTCGTTTTTGCCGGAGGGCAGCATCGCCTCGCTCAATTACGGCCTGCGCGTCATGCTGATCCTGGTGGGCTTCTTCGGCCAGGCCGCGGGCGTGGCCTCTTATCCCTATCTGGCGCGGTTGATCGCAGAAGGCCGTTTGGCCGAGATGAATCGCCTGCTCAACGATACCCTGCGCCGTTACATCGCTTTGGTCATTCCGGTGGCAACGCTGATGATGGTGTTGAGCCGCGAAGTCATTCGCCTGCTGTTTCAGCGCGGCCGCTTCGACCAGCAGGCCACCGCGCTGACTGCCGAGGTTCTGGTGTTTCTGTTGATCGGCGCGTTTGCTTTTGCCGCGCAAACCGTGGTGGTGCGCGGGTACTATGCCACGCAGAACACGCTGTTTCCCACGATCGTCGGCACGCTGGCAGTGCTGGCGAGCGTTCCACTCTACTGGCTCGGCACGACGCAAATGGGCATTCACGGCCTGGCGCTGGCGGTTTCCGTCTCCGCCGTTTTGCAGAGTGGCCTGCTTTACCTGTTGTGGAATCGCAGAAGCGGAAATATCGAAAGCCGGTTTGTGTATTTGCTTTTCGGCAAGCTTCTGCTGTTGAGTGCGGTGGTGGGGGCGATGAGCTGGGGCATGAGGACCGTGGTGCTGCGTTTTCTCGATCCCGCGAGCTTGTTCGACAGCCTGCTCATGTGTTTGATCATTGGATCGATCTTCACCGGCCTTTTTGTCGCCGCTGGCCTTGCTTTGCGCGTTCAGGAAGTGATCAGCGCATCGAAGCAGATTGGCCGCAAGCTCAAACTCGTTTCCCGCCGCGAGGGCTGA
- the speA gene encoding biosynthetic arginine decarboxylase, whose amino-acid sequence MSVWKIQDSLETYNIAQWGANFYSVNELGNVVVHPNGEPGRAIDLKVLVDEIQQRGIQLPLLVRFSDILRTRVRELCMSFQRAIEEYKYQSVYRGVYPIKVNQQKHVVSTIVDAGRPFHYGLEAGSKPELLTTMALLDDPEALIVCNGYKDEEFIELALLARKVGKNVILVVEKLNEVDLITKLAERLNVRPAMGLRVRLATKGAGRWEASGGDRSKFGLGPVEILQTIEKLRAQNMLDCLQLLHYHLGSQITAIRNIKEALREAGRYYVEIKRLGAALDYFDVGGGLAVDYDGSRTNFSASANYSLQEYANDVVYQIMTTCDEASVPHPIIVSESGRAITAHHSVLVFNVLGAIVSQPVEPQKPVDAPPLVVDLWESYQSLSRKNYQEAYHDIQHAREQVLNMFNLGYINLHWRAYAEAIYRAANHKIQRLAKDWDYVPDELEGLDRALADIYFCNFSLFQSLPDAWAIDQVFPIIPIHRLHESPTQAAVLADITCDSDGCIDRFIDLRDVKDVLPLHPLRENEEYLIGIFLVGAYQEILGDLHNLFGDNNAVHVSLDGEEHAYKIEHVEYGDTVAEVLGYVQQKKDDLVNRFRQSVERAVREGTCTIQESRHILEMYRSGFEGYTYMEG is encoded by the coding sequence GTGTCTGTCTGGAAAATCCAAGATTCTCTCGAAACCTACAACATTGCGCAGTGGGGCGCGAATTTCTATTCGGTGAACGAGCTGGGCAATGTGGTGGTGCATCCCAACGGCGAACCCGGCCGCGCCATCGACCTCAAGGTCCTGGTCGATGAAATTCAGCAGCGCGGCATTCAACTGCCGCTGCTGGTGCGCTTCTCCGACATTCTGCGCACGCGGGTGCGCGAGCTGTGCATGAGCTTCCAGCGGGCGATCGAAGAATACAAGTACCAGTCGGTTTACCGCGGCGTCTATCCCATCAAAGTCAATCAGCAAAAGCACGTGGTCTCGACGATCGTCGATGCCGGCCGGCCTTTTCACTACGGGCTGGAGGCCGGATCGAAACCCGAGTTGCTGACCACCATGGCTCTGCTCGACGATCCCGAAGCCTTGATCGTGTGCAATGGCTACAAGGACGAGGAGTTCATCGAGCTGGCGCTGCTGGCGCGCAAAGTCGGCAAGAACGTCATCCTGGTGGTGGAGAAACTTAACGAGGTGGACTTGATCACCAAGCTGGCGGAGCGCTTGAACGTGAGGCCGGCCATGGGATTGCGCGTGCGCTTGGCGACCAAGGGCGCGGGCCGCTGGGAAGCCTCGGGCGGTGACCGTTCGAAATTCGGACTCGGCCCGGTCGAGATTCTGCAAACCATCGAGAAGCTGCGCGCCCAAAACATGCTGGACTGCCTGCAGTTGCTCCACTATCATCTTGGCAGCCAGATCACCGCCATTCGCAACATCAAAGAGGCGCTGCGCGAGGCCGGCCGCTACTATGTCGAAATCAAACGGCTGGGCGCCGCGCTCGATTACTTCGACGTGGGCGGCGGCCTGGCGGTGGATTACGACGGCTCGCGCACCAACTTCTCCGCCTCTGCCAACTACTCGCTGCAAGAATACGCCAACGACGTGGTCTATCAAATCATGACCACCTGCGACGAGGCGAGCGTCCCGCATCCCATCATCGTCAGCGAGTCGGGGCGGGCGATTACGGCGCATCATTCCGTGCTGGTGTTCAACGTGCTCGGCGCCATTGTCTCGCAACCGGTGGAGCCGCAAAAGCCGGTCGACGCGCCGCCGCTGGTGGTCGATCTGTGGGAGTCGTATCAGAGCCTCAGCCGCAAGAACTATCAGGAAGCCTATCACGACATTCAGCATGCGCGCGAGCAAGTGTTGAACATGTTCAATCTCGGCTACATCAACCTGCACTGGCGCGCCTATGCCGAGGCGATCTATCGCGCCGCCAATCACAAGATCCAGCGCCTCGCCAAAGATTGGGACTATGTTCCCGACGAGTTGGAGGGCCTGGACCGCGCGCTGGCCGACATCTACTTCTGCAATTTCTCGCTGTTCCAATCGCTGCCCGACGCGTGGGCCATCGACCAGGTCTTCCCCATCATTCCGATTCACCGTTTGCATGAAAGCCCGACACAAGCCGCGGTGCTCGCCGACATCACCTGTGATTCCGACGGCTGCATCGATCGCTTCATCGATCTGCGCGACGTGAAAGACGTGCTGCCGCTGCACCCGCTGCGCGAAAACGAAGAATACCTCATCGGCATCTTCCTGGTCGGCGCTTATCAGGAGATTTTGGGCGACCTCCACAATCTCTTCGGCGACAACAACGCCGTGCACGTCTCGCTGGACGGCGAGGAACATGCCTACAAAATCGAACATGTCGAATATGGCGACACGGTCGCGGAAGTGCTGGGCTACGTCCAGCAGAAGAAGGATGATCTGGTCAACCGATTTCGTCAGAGCGTCGAGCGCGCGGTGCGCGAAGGCACGTGCACGATTCAGGAGTCACGTCACATTCTGGAGATGTATCGCAGCGGGTTCGAAGGCTACACCTACATGGAAGGCTGA
- a CDS encoding SBBP repeat-containing protein, giving the protein MKFPVLGSLALLAAFIAPQAQKFLTPSHSPTSVKIKDDASENRAHFGLSRKNSGGGATASFSGNVQQEWVRYFGSGQAYGVDVATAIAADNNGYVYVTGYSSSPPFGLDYLTLKYHSPSGNLLWSARFSGEGYDNDIPVAIVVDGHGNVSVTGQKRSAVTGVDFATVNYDRNGVQRWAAYYDGILHADDYATLMAVDAAGNIYVSGYSYFSEKYYDCTTVKYDSLGAEQWVVHYRGAENSYNKPYGLALDSRDEGQFLYITGGSTIDDLSRYYDYSDFFMVKYDLSGQMLWSTRYDSANGDDVARDLAVSALGDVYVTGRSADYFMTIKYDSTGNMVWKTRHPAEGYPRGGAFALGLDANTNIYVTGGNLEESITVKYDSEGEQLWSSSYYAGYGGSGYSSSIMFKDFRVDPKGNAYIAGFWEESREWRDTYYYDLDYIIFSYDSFGDLQWNASYDDATNSSLAPAMTQDRSGNIFMAVSPRSQSSSYDYFTVKYNPFGVLQWAEGFQGPGNSSDTPVALAMDEQGDVHVTGTTFTEAASYSDIATVKYNKAGDEVWRESYDSGNRTLDAAQAIATDDSGNVYVVGRSSAISSPPDLITIKYHATGKRQWEVRHANTEQRDYDAYALAVDRSGYIYTAASTPRQLTLLKYDASGRQQWLTQKDCPNNEIYHNLALAVDDSGNAYLARTCSGFNSYSDIVTFKFDSAGTQKWLTRYDASPANTYEEAIGLAVDSRGYVYVTGNQGGSRPDYLTIKYEANGKQQWAATFDGPGDEYGASRDEVAALAVDSAGNVYVTGTSTASESKQDYLTIKYDKDGAVLWTARYNGPQHSYDKATALALDDDNNVYVTGYSYYSERDADFATIKYNTEGQEEWLARYHGQADSRDYAKYIALDAANNIFVLGRSQSGNYSANPYGASVYTTIKYSQSAPVIIQESKPASPVTYALSQNFPNPFNPSTTIRYSLAKESHVTLQIFDLVGREVATLVNEIKSGGAHDAHWNATSLPSGIYLYRLQVSNSAANSKPVFIQTRKLILMK; this is encoded by the coding sequence ATGAAATTCCCGGTACTTGGCAGTTTGGCGCTACTCGCTGCGTTCATCGCTCCGCAAGCGCAAAAATTTTTGACGCCTTCCCATTCGCCAACATCGGTAAAAATAAAAGACGATGCGAGCGAGAATCGAGCACACTTCGGCCTGTCCAGAAAGAATTCGGGTGGGGGTGCTACAGCTTCTTTTTCCGGCAATGTTCAACAAGAATGGGTGAGATATTTCGGCTCGGGCCAGGCTTACGGCGTTGACGTTGCAACTGCCATTGCCGCTGATAACAACGGCTATGTTTATGTCACTGGTTATAGTTCGAGCCCTCCATTTGGCTTGGATTATTTAACGCTGAAGTATCACAGCCCCTCGGGCAACTTGCTTTGGTCGGCGCGCTTTAGCGGTGAAGGATATGACAATGATATTCCCGTTGCAATTGTTGTGGATGGCCACGGCAATGTCTCTGTCACGGGGCAAAAACGTTCAGCGGTTACCGGGGTTGATTTTGCAACAGTCAATTACGATCGCAATGGTGTGCAACGCTGGGCAGCATATTACGACGGAATCCTGCATGCCGATGACTACGCGACACTTATGGCTGTCGATGCCGCCGGCAACATTTACGTCTCAGGTTATAGCTATTTTTCTGAAAAGTATTACGACTGTACAACGGTGAAATATGATAGTCTCGGCGCCGAGCAATGGGTTGTGCATTACCGTGGCGCTGAAAATTCTTATAACAAACCCTATGGTTTGGCTCTTGATTCACGTGACGAAGGCCAGTTCCTCTATATTACGGGAGGCAGCACAATCGATGATTTGAGTCGTTATTACGATTATTCCGACTTTTTCATGGTGAAATATGATCTCTCTGGTCAGATGCTTTGGAGTACTCGCTACGATTCAGCCAACGGCGATGATGTCGCACGCGATTTGGCAGTCTCCGCTCTCGGCGATGTTTATGTTACAGGACGGAGTGCAGACTATTTTATGACCATCAAGTACGATTCTACCGGCAACATGGTCTGGAAAACGCGTCATCCTGCTGAGGGTTACCCTCGCGGCGGCGCTTTCGCACTTGGACTGGATGCCAACACGAACATATACGTAACCGGCGGAAATCTAGAGGAATCGATTACGGTCAAATATGATAGCGAGGGTGAGCAATTGTGGAGCAGCAGTTATTATGCTGGTTATGGCGGTAGTGGATATTCTTCCAGTATCATGTTTAAGGATTTCAGAGTGGACCCCAAAGGGAACGCTTATATTGCCGGGTTTTGGGAAGAAAGCCGAGAGTGGCGCGATACCTACTACTATGATCTTGACTACATAATTTTCTCGTATGATAGTTTTGGAGACTTGCAATGGAATGCGTCTTACGACGATGCTACGAATTCGTCTTTAGCGCCGGCGATGACGCAGGATCGTTCCGGCAACATATTTATGGCGGTTTCTCCTCGCAGCCAGAGCAGCAGTTATGATTATTTCACGGTGAAATACAACCCGTTTGGCGTCCTGCAGTGGGCAGAGGGCTTTCAAGGCCCGGGGAATTCTTCGGATACACCCGTTGCGCTTGCTATGGATGAACAAGGAGATGTTCACGTCACCGGCACAACTTTTACCGAGGCCGCATCATACAGTGATATTGCCACCGTGAAGTACAACAAGGCGGGCGATGAGGTTTGGCGCGAGAGTTACGATAGCGGCAATAGAACCTTGGATGCCGCACAGGCCATCGCCACCGATGACTCTGGCAACGTTTATGTCGTTGGCCGCAGCTCGGCCATTTCTTCACCGCCCGATTTGATCACCATAAAATACCATGCAACAGGTAAGCGGCAATGGGAGGTGCGTCATGCCAATACGGAGCAACGCGACTATGATGCTTATGCTCTCGCTGTTGATCGTTCCGGATATATCTACACTGCTGCCAGCACGCCTCGCCAACTTACTCTTTTGAAATATGATGCCAGTGGCCGGCAACAATGGCTGACACAAAAGGATTGTCCCAACAATGAGATTTATCACAATCTCGCTTTAGCAGTGGACGATAGCGGCAACGCCTATCTTGCACGAACTTGCTCAGGCTTCAACTCTTATTCGGATATTGTCACGTTTAAATTCGATTCTGCCGGCACGCAAAAATGGTTGACGCGCTACGATGCGTCGCCAGCCAATACCTATGAAGAAGCGATTGGCCTGGCCGTCGACAGTAGAGGTTATGTCTACGTGACTGGCAATCAAGGAGGGAGTAGGCCGGATTACTTAACAATTAAGTATGAGGCAAACGGTAAACAACAGTGGGCGGCAACCTTTGATGGCCCGGGCGATGAATATGGCGCCTCGCGCGATGAAGTGGCGGCTTTGGCGGTGGATTCCGCCGGCAATGTTTACGTGACCGGGACTAGCACAGCCAGCGAAAGCAAGCAAGACTATCTCACCATTAAATATGATAAAGATGGCGCTGTGCTTTGGACGGCGCGCTATAACGGCCCGCAACATTCTTATGATAAGGCCACCGCATTGGCGCTCGATGATGACAACAATGTCTATGTAACGGGGTATAGTTACTATTCGGAGCGGGATGCAGATTTTGCCACAATCAAATACAACACCGAAGGTCAAGAGGAGTGGCTTGCGCGGTATCACGGCCAGGCAGACTCAAGAGATTATGCCAAATACATTGCGTTGGATGCAGCGAACAATATTTTTGTTTTGGGCAGGAGCCAAAGCGGAAATTACTCGGCTAATCCGTATGGCGCGAGCGTTTACACAACAATCAAGTACAGCCAATCAGCCCCCGTGATAATTCAAGAGTCAAAACCGGCTTCTCCGGTGACTTACGCTCTCTCACAAAACTTCCCCAACCCTTTCAATCCTTCTACCACAATTCGGTACAGTCTCGCAAAAGAAAGCCATGTCACGCTTCAAATCTTCGATCTCGTTGGCCGAGAAGTGGCCACGCTGGTGAATGAAATCAAATCCGGCGGAGCGCATGACGCGCACTGGAATGCAACAAGTTTGCCCAGCGGCATTTATTTGTATCGCCTGCAAGTCAGCAATTCCGCTGCGAATTCCAAGCCGGTATTTATCCAAACCCGAAAACTCATTTTGATGAAATGA